The Limisphaera ngatamarikiensis nucleotide sequence CGCATGCTGTACGAAATCACCCCGGACTACAAAATCAAGATCTTCGAGGAGACCGGGGACGTGGATTTCGGGTACGAGATTCCGAACATTTCGCGGTTCCGGGCCAATTATTTCATGCAGAAGAACGGCATCAGTGCCGTGTTCCGTCAGATCCCCACCAAGGTCCTGTCGTTTGAGGATTTTGAGAAGATGGATGCGCCGCTGCCGCCGGTGCTCAAAAAGTTTGCCATGCTGGAGAAGGGGCTGGTGGTGGTGACGGGGCCGACCGGCTCGGGCAAGAGCACCACGTTGGCGGCGATCATTGACTATGCCAACCGGAACCGGCGGGACCACATCATCACGCTGGAGGACCCGATCGAGTTTGTGCACGAGAGCAAGAACTGCCTGGTGCAGCATCGGGAGGTGGGTGTGCACACCAAGTCGTTTGCGGCCGGGTTGCGCGGGGCGTTGCGCGAGGATCCGGACATCATCCTGATTGGCGAGCTCCGGGATCTGGAGACGATTGAGCTGGCCCTGATTGCGGCGGCGACGGGTCACCTGGTGTTTGCGACGCTGCATACGCCGAGTGCGGCCAAGACGGTGGACCGCATCATTGACGTGTTTCCCGCCGAGCAGCAGAACAAGATTCGCGCCACGCTGGCCGAGTCGCTGCGCGGGATCGTGGCCCAGAACCTGTTCAAGCGCATTGACCGCAAGGGCCGGGTGGCGGCCCTGGAGATTCTGGTGTTCACCACCGCCATTGCCAACCTGGTGCGCGAGGGCAAGACCCATCAGATCCCGGGCATGATCCAGGTGGGCAAGAAATGGGGGAACCAACCGCTGGACGACGCCATCATGGAGCATTTGCGGATGAAACGGATTTCGCCGGAGGAGGCCTACGAAAAGTGTCTGGACAAGAAGCGGTTTCGTCCCTTCCTGCCGCATCCGCCGGACGACGAGGAGGTGTGAACCATGCGCCGACCCGAACTGGACTACATCCTGACCACGATGCTGGAGAGCCAGCCGGAGGTATCCGACCTCCTGTTCACCGTGGGCAAACCCCTGCAGGTGGAGTCGTACGGGGAACTCAAGCCGGTGGAGATCGATCCGCCGCTCGGGGCCCTGACACCGTTCCAGACGGAGATGGTTGCGCTGAACCTGATCGGGGACAATCCCTGGCACATCGAGTCGCTGTTGCGACACGGGTCCTGTGACGCGGCCTACACCCTCGGCGACAGGGCCCGGTTCCGCATCAACGTGTTTTCGCAGCGGGGTCATTACTCGGTGGTGCTGCGCAAGTTGAACACGAAGATTCCGACGCTGGACGAACTGAAGTTCCCCGAGGTGATGAAGCGGATTCCGGAGGAGAAGATGGGGCTGGTGCTTGTGACCGGTGCCACCGGGTCGGGCAAGAGCACCACCCTGGCGGCGATCCTCAACGAGATCAACCGGACGAAGGCGGTGCACATTGTCACGCTGGAGGATCCGATCGAGTTTGTGCACCAGCACGACAAGGCCACGTTCAACCAGCGGGAGCTGGGCACGGATTTTGACACCTACGCCAACGGGTTGCGGGCGGCGTTGCGGCAGGCGCCCAAGGTGATTCTGGTTGGCGAGATGCGGGATCAGGAAACGGTCAAGATTGCCCTGAGCGCGGCCGAGACGGGGCACCTGGTGTTGAGCACGCTGCACACGATTGACGCCGGGCAGACCATCAACCGCATCCTCGGCATGTTCGAGCCGGAGGAACAGGAACAGATCCGGCCGCGCCTGGCCGATGCGTTGCGGTGGGTGGTGAGCCAGCGTTTGGTGCCGCGGATCGGGGGTGGACGTTATGCGCTGCTGGAGATCATGGGGACCAACCTGCGGGTGCAGGAGACGATCCGCCTGGGCGAGAGCGAGGGCAGGACGTTTTACGAAATCATCGAGGCCAGCCAGCCGTTTGGCTGGCGCACCTTTGATTACTCCTGTTTGGAGGCGTACGAGAACGGTTACATCACCGAGGAAACCGCGGTGCAATACTGCACCAAACGGAGCGTGGTCACCCGCGGCATTGACAACATCCGCAAGGCACGGGGTGAACCGACCACGCCGTTGACCGGACTGCGGCTGAAAACGCCCTCCGAGGTGACCGGGGGCGGATCGAACCCACCCACCTTGAAACTGAAGATCTGATGCCATGGCCGAGCGTTTCGAATTCCTGAGTGCCACGGACAAGCCGGCGTTGGTGGCTTTTTCGACACCGGAATGGCTGGAGGCCGTCCGGGCGGCCCTGCTGGAGCTGGGTTACAAGGTGCACACCGCCGCCACGCACGGCGATTTCCTGGCGCGGTTTCACCAAATCCGCTACCAGGTGGTGGTCCTGGAGGAGCTGTTTGCGGCCAATTCGATCGAGGAAAACCTGAGCTTGCGGGCGCTGCAGCAGATGCCCATGGGCCAGCGCCGGCACGCCACGGTCATTCTGCTGGGGGATTCTTTTCAGACGTTCATGCCGCTGCAGGCCTTTCAGCAGAGCGTCCATGCCGTGATCAACAGTTCGGAGCTGTTTCTGATCCGGCAGCTCATCGAAAAGGCCGTGGCCGACAAGGAACTGTTCCTCCACGCCTACGAGACCACGTTTCAGCGGGTGTTGACATCTCCGTTACGCCCGGCAGCCTGACACCGACAGGTGAAGGTGTCCGGGACGTTGCGACTCGACCAGGCCCTGGTGGCGCGCGGGTTGTGTTCCAGTCGGGAACAGGCCCGTCGGGCCGTCCTGGCCGGCCGGGTGCGCATCAACGGCCAGCCTGCGCGCAAACCCTCCGACCCGGTCCGGGCCACGGATGTGGTGGAGCTGGAGGCGCCGGAGCGTTACGTGAGCCGGGGCGGCTACAAACTGGAAGCGGCCCTGCGCGGGTTCGGGCTGGATCCGACCGGCTGGCGCGCGGTGGATCTGGGCGCTTCCACGGGGGGATTCACCGATTGTCTGTTGCAGCATGGGGCGCGGCAGGTGTACGCCGTGGATGTGGGTCACGGCCAACTGGCCTGGAAGCTCCGGCAGGATCCGCGCGTGGTGGTGATGGAGGGGTGCAATGCGCGGTATTTGAGTCCGGACCGGTTTCCCGTGCCGTTTGAGCCGGTGGACCTGGTGGTGGCGGACTGTTCCTTCA carries:
- a CDS encoding type IV pilus twitching motility protein PilT, encoding MAKIDAFFNLMFEHKASDLHLSSGNVPMLRINGELHRIDHPPLDPDELKRMLYEITPDYKIKIFEETGDVDFGYEIPNISRFRANYFMQKNGISAVFRQIPTKVLSFEDFEKMDAPLPPVLKKFAMLEKGLVVVTGPTGSGKSTTLAAIIDYANRNRRDHIITLEDPIEFVHESKNCLVQHREVGVHTKSFAAGLRGALREDPDIILIGELRDLETIELALIAAATGHLVFATLHTPSAAKTVDRIIDVFPAEQQNKIRATLAESLRGIVAQNLFKRIDRKGRVAALEILVFTTAIANLVREGKTHQIPGMIQVGKKWGNQPLDDAIMEHLRMKRISPEEAYEKCLDKKRFRPFLPHPPDDEEV
- a CDS encoding type IV pilus twitching motility protein PilT produces the protein MRRPELDYILTTMLESQPEVSDLLFTVGKPLQVESYGELKPVEIDPPLGALTPFQTEMVALNLIGDNPWHIESLLRHGSCDAAYTLGDRARFRINVFSQRGHYSVVLRKLNTKIPTLDELKFPEVMKRIPEEKMGLVLVTGATGSGKSTTLAAILNEINRTKAVHIVTLEDPIEFVHQHDKATFNQRELGTDFDTYANGLRAALRQAPKVILVGEMRDQETVKIALSAAETGHLVLSTLHTIDAGQTINRILGMFEPEEQEQIRPRLADALRWVVSQRLVPRIGGGRYALLEIMGTNLRVQETIRLGESEGRTFYEIIEASQPFGWRTFDYSCLEAYENGYITEETAVQYCTKRSVVTRGIDNIRKARGEPTTPLTGLRLKTPSEVTGGGSNPPTLKLKI
- a CDS encoding TlyA family RNA methyltransferase is translated as MKVSGTLRLDQALVARGLCSSREQARRAVLAGRVRINGQPARKPSDPVRATDVVELEAPERYVSRGGYKLEAALRGFGLDPTGWRAVDLGASTGGFTDCLLQHGARQVYAVDVGHGQLAWKLRQDPRVVVMEGCNARYLSPDRFPVPFEPVDLVVADCSFISLRLILPVAVALVRPGGRIVALVKPQFEAGRREAARGRGVIRDPAIHARVLEELRVFVTEQLGLVWHGVVESPLRGPAGNVEFLVHLEKPR